One segment of Ascidiaceihabitans donghaensis DNA contains the following:
- a CDS encoding capsule biosynthesis protein, producing MVHSPPQNRVFLFLQGPHGPFFHRLGRMLRKAGAQVWRVGFNAGDRAFWFHPASYIPFRGKADDWSDTFAQLLDAKGVTDIVLYGDTRPIHAQAVAEARRRGLGVHVFEEGYMRPFWVTYERGGTNGNSRLMNMTIPQMQTALAQSDMEAPLPPAHWGDMRQHVFYGALYHWFVMFRNGDYRNFRPHRSLTVTKEFQLYLRRLLLMPIQALERRIATLRIKHGGFPYHLVPLQLEHDSSFQMHSPFDTMGDFLKVVIEGFANGAPQHHHLVFKAHPLEDGRVPVRRTIRDVARKHGVSDRVHYVRGGKLAQLLNHARSAVTVNSTAGQQVLWRGIPLKVFGRAVYAKPEFVSDQPLAQFFAGATRPDNKAYKDYRRYLLETSQLPGGFYSARGRRQLLRQVVDMMLSPEDPYDALKSGTAAPRQQLRVVT from the coding sequence ATGGTGCATTCACCGCCTCAAAATCGGGTATTCTTGTTCCTTCAGGGACCACATGGCCCATTCTTTCACCGCCTTGGTCGCATGTTGCGCAAGGCGGGTGCGCAAGTGTGGCGTGTGGGGTTCAATGCGGGGGATCGTGCATTTTGGTTCCATCCTGCCAGCTATATCCCCTTTCGCGGCAAAGCAGACGACTGGTCCGATACATTTGCCCAACTGCTTGATGCCAAAGGCGTTACCGATATTGTGCTTTACGGCGACACGCGCCCGATCCACGCGCAAGCCGTGGCAGAGGCCCGTCGCCGCGGGCTGGGCGTTCATGTGTTTGAAGAAGGCTACATGCGGCCATTTTGGGTGACTTACGAACGGGGCGGCACCAATGGCAATTCGCGGTTGATGAATATGACCATCCCGCAGATGCAGACCGCTTTGGCGCAATCCGACATGGAAGCCCCTTTGCCCCCGGCGCATTGGGGGGACATGCGCCAACACGTCTTTTATGGCGCCTTGTACCACTGGTTTGTGATGTTCAGAAACGGTGACTACCGCAACTTCAGACCCCATCGCAGCCTGACCGTGACCAAAGAATTCCAGCTATATTTACGACGCCTGCTGCTGATGCCGATTCAGGCGCTGGAACGCCGCATCGCAACCTTGCGGATCAAACACGGCGGCTTTCCCTATCACTTGGTGCCTTTGCAACTTGAACACGACAGCAGCTTTCAAATGCATTCGCCTTTTGACACCATGGGCGACTTTCTGAAGGTGGTGATTGAGGGCTTTGCCAATGGCGCACCCCAGCACCATCACCTTGTCTTCAAGGCGCACCCCCTAGAGGATGGACGGGTGCCTGTGCGCCGCACCATCCGCGACGTCGCCCGCAAACACGGGGTATCGGACAGGGTTCATTACGTGCGTGGGGGCAAACTTGCGCAGCTTTTGAACCACGCCAGATCCGCTGTAACCGTCAATTCGACAGCAGGGCAACAGGTTTTGTGGCGTGGCATTCCGCTGAAAGTCTTCGGCCGTGCTGTCTATGCGAAACCTGAATTTGTGTCGGATCAACCGCTTGCACAATTCTTCGCAGGAGCGACCCGGCCCGACAACAAAGCCTACAAAGACTATCGCCGGTATTTGTTGGAAACCTCACAATTGCCGGGAGGTTTCTATTCGGCGCGGGGCCGCAGACAACTGTTGCGGCAGGTCGTTGACATGATGTTGTCGCCCGAAGATCCTTATGACGCACTCAAATCAGGCACCGCGGCTCCAAGGCAACAGTTGCGTGTTGTCACATAG
- the nusB gene encoding transcription antitermination factor NusB: MSAHSNLSGNQRRKMRSASRLYAVQALFQMEHSGQTVEVVRREFLDFRFGETYEGQEMLDGDMDHFRTVMEDAVNYQAAIDQQTDRALVAKWPLGRIDPTLRAVFRAAGAELRDTSIPPKVVITEYVDVAVAFFPEGKESKFVNAVLDHMAREARPEAF, translated from the coding sequence ATGAGCGCACATTCCAACCTTTCGGGCAACCAACGGCGCAAGATGCGTTCGGCCTCGCGGCTTTATGCGGTGCAGGCTTTGTTCCAGATGGAGCATTCCGGTCAGACCGTTGAAGTGGTCCGGCGTGAATTTCTGGATTTCCGTTTTGGGGAAACCTACGAAGGCCAGGAAATGCTGGACGGCGATATGGATCACTTCCGCACCGTGATGGAAGACGCTGTGAACTATCAAGCGGCCATCGACCAACAAACCGATCGCGCTTTGGTGGCGAAGTGGCCTTTGGGGCGCATCGACCCTACATTGCGGGCTGTCTTTCGTGCGGCCGGTGCGGAATTGCGCGACACAAGCATTCCGCCCAAAGTGGTGATCACAGAATACGTGGATGTGGCGGTTGCTTTCTTTCCTGAAGGCAAAGAAAGCAAATTCGTGAATGCGGTATTAGACCACATGGCCAGAGAAGCGCGCCCCGAGGCATTCTAG
- a CDS encoding capsular polysaccharide biosynthesis protein, with protein sequence MALTPQNTKAAGVDRPRRLCVYNGGFLKNARVRRILALSGYQIALGLPREGDAVAVWGDSPTAHRGRSVAAKHDAPLVYVEDAFWRSLHPGRAQNEPPLGLMIDTKAMHFDPSKPSDLEDILASHPLDDTALLNRARGLIARSRDAGLTKYTGYDPEIAPPAPGYVLVIDQTYDDASVRACGADRNRFLEMLFVAQDEHPGAKIIIKAHPETTQGLRTGYFRDEDCNVRVKMCTDPISPWALFDNARAVYTVSSQMGFEAIFAGHKPRVFGQPFYAGWGLTVDEFPVQRRQRKLTRAQLFAGAMMLYPKWFDPYHDTLASPETACESLAAQTRSWQADRLGWVASGMRLWKRAPLQKVFGSHKKLIFQDDPAQARQAGRPWMVWAGKAQVGHDAATKVEDGFLRSRGLGAQLVPALSLVTDDLGIYYDPKKPSRLEKWIQTRRDLRPDQRDRAEAILRKITQLKLSKYNLAGTVPELPQGQRVLVVGQVEDDASIQTGAGAINTNAALLRKARNARPDAVLIYKPHPDVEAGLRSGVCDAQSVADVVVPRGDIAALLDEVQELWTMTSLTGFEALLRGVHVVTTGAPFYAGWGLTEDLGDIPPRRRQDVSLAGLVHATLIDYPRYYDPKTELPCPVEVALDRLASGGIPKPGIAHRLLAKAQGAFASYAYLWRK encoded by the coding sequence GTGGCTTTGACGCCGCAAAATACAAAAGCCGCCGGGGTCGACAGGCCGCGGCGGCTTTGCGTTTACAATGGCGGTTTTTTGAAAAATGCCCGTGTCCGGCGCATTTTGGCATTGTCGGGGTATCAGATTGCATTGGGCTTGCCCCGCGAAGGTGACGCGGTCGCCGTTTGGGGCGACAGCCCAACGGCCCATCGCGGGCGGTCCGTGGCCGCCAAACACGATGCCCCTTTGGTTTATGTCGAGGATGCGTTTTGGCGATCATTGCACCCTGGCCGCGCACAAAATGAGCCGCCGCTCGGGTTGATGATCGACACCAAAGCGATGCATTTTGACCCCTCGAAGCCCTCCGATTTGGAAGACATTCTCGCCTCTCACCCGTTGGATGACACTGCACTGCTAAATCGGGCACGAGGTTTGATTGCGCGGTCGCGTGACGCCGGATTGACCAAATACACCGGGTATGACCCCGAGATTGCCCCCCCCGCCCCGGGTTACGTGCTGGTGATTGATCAAACCTATGATGACGCATCAGTGCGCGCCTGTGGTGCCGATCGCAACCGGTTTTTGGAAATGCTGTTTGTCGCCCAAGACGAACATCCGGGCGCAAAAATCATCATCAAAGCCCACCCCGAGACAACGCAGGGTCTGCGCACAGGCTACTTTCGCGACGAAGACTGCAACGTGCGTGTCAAGATGTGCACGGACCCCATCAGCCCTTGGGCTTTGTTCGACAATGCCCGCGCAGTTTACACCGTATCGTCGCAAATGGGCTTTGAAGCCATTTTTGCCGGCCACAAACCGCGCGTTTTCGGGCAACCGTTCTACGCAGGTTGGGGGCTGACGGTGGACGAATTTCCAGTACAACGCCGTCAACGCAAGCTGACCCGCGCACAGCTTTTTGCAGGCGCAATGATGCTTTATCCGAAGTGGTTCGACCCTTACCACGACACATTGGCGTCACCTGAAACCGCTTGTGAAAGCCTCGCGGCCCAAACCCGTTCGTGGCAAGCGGATCGCTTGGGCTGGGTGGCCAGCGGCATGCGACTTTGGAAACGTGCACCCCTGCAAAAGGTTTTCGGATCTCATAAGAAATTGATCTTTCAGGACGATCCTGCCCAAGCCCGACAAGCTGGTCGTCCATGGATGGTTTGGGCGGGCAAAGCGCAAGTCGGTCATGACGCCGCAACAAAAGTGGAAGACGGTTTCTTAAGGTCACGGGGGCTGGGTGCCCAATTGGTTCCCGCACTGTCACTGGTCACAGACGATTTGGGTATTTACTACGACCCGAAGAAGCCAAGCCGTTTGGAAAAATGGATACAAACGCGCCGCGACTTGCGCCCCGATCAACGCGACCGCGCAGAGGCGATACTTCGGAAAATCACGCAGCTCAAACTCAGCAAATACAACCTTGCAGGCACTGTACCTGAACTGCCCCAAGGCCAGCGCGTGCTGGTGGTGGGCCAAGTCGAGGACGACGCGTCAATTCAGACGGGCGCAGGGGCCATCAACACCAACGCCGCATTGTTGCGCAAAGCCCGTAACGCGCGGCCAGATGCGGTCCTGATCTATAAACCGCACCCCGATGTTGAGGCTGGCCTGCGCAGCGGCGTATGCGATGCCCAAAGCGTAGCGGATGTTGTTGTGCCGCGAGGCGACATCGCAGCGCTGCTGGACGAGGTGCAGGAACTTTGGACGATGACATCGCTCACCGGTTTTGAGGCCCTTTTGCGCGGCGTCCATGTCGTCACGACCGGTGCACCATTTTACGCAGGTTGGGGGCTGACTGAAGATTTGGGTGACATCCCACCGCGCCGCCGTCAGGACGTGTCACTTGCCGGGTTGGTTCATGCGACTCTGATAGATTATCCGCGTTACTATGATCCAAAGACCGAATTGCCGTGCCCCGTCGAAGTCGCTCTGGATCGTTTGGCGTCAGGGGGCATTCCAAAACCGGGGATAGCGCACAGGCTGCTGGCAAAGGCCCAAGGCGCGTTTGCGTCTTATGCCTATCTTTGGCGAAAGTAA
- a CDS encoding riboflavin synthase, with protein MFTGIVTDIGIITQLEQQGDLRARIQTGYDTAGIDMGASIASDGVCLTVIALGDDWYDVQISAETVSKTNVASWTIGKRVNLERALKVGDELGGHIVSGHVDGVAEVVSIVDEGDSTRVQLRAPAALSKFIAPKGSVALNGTSLTVNEVQGDVFGINFIPHTKDATTWGDVALGDAVNLEIDTLARYVARLAEAG; from the coding sequence ATGTTCACAGGCATTGTCACAGACATCGGCATCATCACCCAGCTGGAACAGCAAGGTGATTTGCGCGCCCGCATCCAGACCGGATACGACACAGCCGGCATCGACATGGGCGCGTCTATTGCGTCAGACGGCGTCTGTCTGACTGTCATTGCGTTGGGCGATGATTGGTATGACGTGCAGATCAGCGCGGAAACTGTCAGTAAAACCAATGTTGCGTCTTGGACCATCGGCAAACGGGTCAACTTGGAACGCGCCCTGAAAGTGGGCGACGAATTGGGTGGGCATATTGTGTCAGGCCACGTGGACGGTGTGGCGGAGGTAGTGAGCATCGTGGATGAAGGCGATAGCACGCGCGTACAGTTGCGCGCACCCGCAGCATTGTCCAAATTCATTGCCCCCAAAGGCTCTGTCGCGTTGAACGGCACGTCACTGACCGTGAACGAGGTGCAAGGCGATGTTTTTGGCATCAATTTTATCCCACACACCAAAGATGCTACCACTTGGGGTGATGTTGCTTTGGGTGATGCTGTGAATTTGGAAATTGACACGCTTGCGCGTTACGTGGCGCGTTTGGCGGAAGCGGGTTAG
- a CDS encoding NADPH:quinone oxidoreductase family protein: MRAMQVVELGQPLELREVEKPTPLAGEVLVKVHACGLNFGDTLVIKGTYQEKPQLPATVGMELCGTIEALGAGVEGLHVGQKVGAYSGFGGLADYAAIPAEICVPVPDEMDSLDAAAFLVAYGTSHVALDYKAQLQPGERLLVLGASGGVGLTAVEVGKIMGAEVIACARGAAKLELCKAAGADHLICSETEDIRDVVKSLGGADVVYDPIGGDQFKAAMRACNPEARLLPLGFASGDVPQIPANHLLVKNLTVIGFYWGGYVRVKPKVLTDSFATLIDWYSAGKIKPHVSAVHALEDANAALDLLRTRKATGKVVVKISAG; the protein is encoded by the coding sequence ATGCGCGCAATGCAAGTGGTGGAATTGGGGCAGCCTTTGGAGCTGCGCGAGGTTGAAAAGCCCACGCCGCTGGCCGGAGAAGTGCTGGTCAAGGTTCACGCTTGCGGGCTGAACTTTGGGGACACGCTGGTTATCAAAGGCACCTATCAGGAAAAACCGCAATTGCCTGCGACCGTCGGCATGGAACTGTGCGGTACCATCGAAGCGCTGGGGGCTGGGGTCGAGGGGTTGCATGTGGGCCAAAAGGTGGGTGCGTATTCGGGGTTTGGTGGACTGGCGGACTACGCCGCGATACCAGCCGAGATTTGCGTGCCCGTACCGGACGAGATGGACAGTCTGGATGCAGCTGCGTTTCTAGTAGCTTACGGCACCAGCCACGTGGCTCTGGACTACAAAGCACAGTTACAACCAGGTGAACGGTTGCTTGTTCTTGGGGCGTCTGGAGGCGTTGGATTGACCGCGGTCGAGGTGGGCAAAATCATGGGCGCAGAGGTTATTGCCTGTGCCCGCGGAGCTGCCAAGCTGGAGTTGTGCAAGGCCGCGGGCGCGGACCATCTGATTTGTTCTGAAACCGAGGATATTCGGGATGTCGTCAAGTCTTTGGGCGGGGCGGATGTTGTGTATGACCCGATCGGGGGCGACCAATTCAAAGCGGCCATGCGGGCATGCAATCCCGAAGCGCGATTGTTGCCGTTGGGATTTGCATCGGGTGATGTGCCACAGATTCCGGCCAACCATTTGCTTGTGAAAAACCTGACAGTGATCGGATTCTACTGGGGTGGATACGTCCGTGTGAAGCCGAAAGTTCTGACTGACAGTTTTGCCACTTTGATCGATTGGTACAGTGCAGGCAAAATCAAGCCTCATGTCAGTGCTGTGCACGCTTTGGAGGACGCGAACGCAGCCCTTGATTTGCTGCGTACCCGAAAAGCCACGGGCAAAGTGGTTGTTAAAATCAGCGCGGGCTAA
- a CDS encoding ABC transporter ATP-binding protein, which translates to MSVILDIKDLRKAYAGGFEALKGVTLSIEEGEIIALLGPNGAGKTTLISTICGITTATSGRVSVGGHDIETDFRAARSMIGLVPQEVALEPFEKVLNTVRFSQGLFGKKRDMAMIETILKRLSLWDKRNNQVKELSGGMKRRVLIAKALAHSPRVLFLDEPTAGVDVELRKDMWDIVADLKADGVTIILTTHYIEEAEAIADRVGVIANGELLLVEDKDKLMAQMGKKQLEVQLTAPLDAVPAALGAHGLSLSPDGEALIYTYDTRKERTGITQLLNDVAKAGLTLKDVVTRQSSLEDIFVTLLQEDAA; encoded by the coding sequence ATGTCGGTGATTTTGGATATTAAAGACCTGCGCAAAGCCTATGCTGGTGGCTTTGAGGCACTAAAGGGTGTCACCCTGTCGATTGAAGAAGGCGAGATAATCGCCTTGCTTGGTCCCAACGGCGCCGGAAAAACAACATTGATTTCAACGATTTGTGGCATTACGACCGCGACTTCGGGACGTGTTTCGGTTGGTGGGCACGACATCGAAACAGACTTTCGTGCCGCGCGCAGCATGATTGGCCTTGTGCCGCAGGAAGTCGCCTTGGAACCATTTGAAAAGGTTCTGAACACGGTCCGGTTCAGCCAGGGGCTGTTTGGCAAAAAACGCGACATGGCCATGATCGAGACCATCCTAAAACGTCTGTCCCTTTGGGACAAACGCAACAACCAGGTCAAGGAATTGTCGGGCGGCATGAAGCGCCGCGTTCTGATTGCAAAGGCCTTGGCCCATTCGCCGCGTGTTCTGTTTCTGGACGAACCAACGGCGGGTGTTGATGTGGAATTGCGCAAAGACATGTGGGACATTGTGGCTGATTTGAAGGCCGATGGCGTCACCATCATCCTGACAACCCACTACATTGAAGAAGCAGAAGCCATTGCTGACCGTGTGGGCGTGATTGCCAATGGTGAATTGCTGTTGGTGGAAGACAAAGACAAGCTGATGGCCCAGATGGGCAAAAAGCAGTTGGAGGTGCAACTGACAGCCCCTTTGGATGCGGTGCCTGCCGCGCTGGGCGCCCACGGCCTAAGCCTGTCGCCCGATGGTGAGGCATTGATCTACACCTACGACACCCGCAAAGAGCGCACTGGCATTACCCAGCTTTTGAATGATGTGGCCAAAGCAGGGTTGACGTTGAAAGACGTTGTGACGCGTCAAAGCAGTTTGGAAGATATTTTTGTCACCCTGTTGCAGGAGGATGCAGCATGA
- a CDS encoding polysaccharide biosynthesis/export family protein produces the protein MIAALAVVASCGLPQVGPNKRQIFAGSVQNNGDAFVVSVNDRVTRATAVTEALGFSEAFKNAASLGSDTIRAGDTLGLTIWENVDDPLLGVEGQAATILDEVQVDGNGFIFIPYAGRIKAAGNSPEAIRRIITSKLEDQTPDPQVEVRRLAGDGATVSLVGAIGGQGVFAIERPTRTLSAMLANAGGLTIEPEIAQVTVIRGKHRGTIWFQDLFDNPRLDIALRAGDRILVEEDSRSFTALGATGGQAQVPFESQNLSALEAIAQVGGLQSNASDPTGIFIFRNEPDVVANAVMGRDDLQGAQRLVYVLDLTQPNGMFMARDFVIRDSDTLYVTEAPFTQWNKAISALTGSATSVNALTGLAGN, from the coding sequence ATGATTGCGGCTTTGGCCGTTGTCGCGTCTTGTGGTTTGCCCCAAGTGGGCCCCAACAAGCGCCAGATTTTCGCAGGCTCCGTTCAAAACAACGGCGATGCCTTTGTGGTTTCAGTCAATGACCGTGTGACACGCGCAACGGCTGTCACCGAAGCATTGGGGTTTTCCGAGGCCTTCAAAAACGCGGCGTCCCTTGGATCAGACACCATTCGCGCAGGCGATACACTGGGGCTAACCATCTGGGAAAACGTCGATGATCCCTTGCTGGGCGTCGAAGGTCAGGCCGCCACAATTCTGGACGAAGTTCAAGTAGACGGCAACGGCTTCATCTTCATCCCATACGCCGGACGTATCAAAGCCGCAGGCAATTCCCCCGAAGCCATCCGCCGCATCATCACATCCAAACTTGAAGACCAAACGCCCGATCCACAAGTCGAAGTGCGCCGTCTTGCAGGCGACGGTGCAACCGTATCCTTGGTTGGCGCAATTGGCGGCCAAGGGGTGTTTGCAATTGAACGTCCCACGCGCACGTTGTCCGCGATGCTGGCAAATGCCGGCGGTCTGACGATTGAACCGGAAATTGCCCAAGTGACTGTTATTCGTGGCAAACACCGTGGCACCATCTGGTTCCAGGACCTGTTCGACAATCCTCGTCTGGACATTGCCTTGCGTGCAGGTGACCGCATTCTGGTCGAAGAAGACAGCCGGTCGTTCACAGCCCTCGGCGCCACAGGTGGCCAAGCCCAAGTCCCGTTTGAAAGCCAAAACCTGTCCGCATTAGAGGCCATTGCACAAGTCGGCGGCCTGCAATCCAACGCCTCTGATCCCACAGGCATCTTTATCTTCCGCAACGAACCCGATGTCGTGGCAAACGCCGTGATGGGACGCGATGACCTGCAAGGGGCACAGCGTTTGGTCTACGTTTTGGACCTGACCCAACCCAACGGCATGTTCATGGCCCGTGACTTTGTAATCCGCGACAGCGACACATTGTACGTGACCGAAGCACCGTTCACACAATGGAACAAAGCGATTTCCGCTCTGACCGGCTCCGCCACATCCGTGAACGCGCTGACCGGCCTTGCTGGCAACTGA
- a CDS encoding 6,7-dimethyl-8-ribityllumazine synthase has protein sequence MATAEQHHILDRPTFDKPAKLLIVVSPYYKDIADNLVAGAKAEIEAAGATWDLVEMPGALEIPTAIGISDRASNFDGYVALGCVIRGETTHYETVCNDSSRAIQLLGLQGLCIGNGILTVENRKQAEVRADVNDQNKGGGAAAAALHLIALARKWGTQSSGIGFRPASDNILLAGDTDGNTTA, from the coding sequence ATGGCGACCGCAGAGCAACACCATATTCTGGACCGACCAACCTTTGATAAACCTGCGAAACTGCTGATCGTGGTGTCGCCCTACTACAAGGACATCGCGGACAACCTTGTGGCTGGCGCTAAGGCCGAGATCGAAGCGGCAGGTGCCACTTGGGATTTGGTCGAGATGCCGGGCGCATTGGAAATTCCGACAGCCATCGGTATTTCGGACCGGGCGTCCAACTTTGACGGCTACGTCGCACTTGGGTGTGTGATCCGGGGCGAGACCACGCATTACGAGACAGTGTGCAATGACAGCAGTCGCGCCATTCAACTGTTGGGTCTGCAAGGGCTGTGCATCGGCAACGGTATCCTGACAGTGGAAAACCGCAAGCAGGCGGAAGTGCGTGCTGACGTGAATGACCAAAACAAAGGTGGTGGGGCGGCGGCTGCGGCCTTGCACCTTATCGCGCTCGCCCGTAAGTGGGGCACCCAATCCAGTGGCATCGGCTTCAGGCCCGCTTCGGACAACATCCTGCTTGCAGGCGACACAGACGGAAACACCACGGCATGA
- a CDS encoding DMT family transporter, whose amino-acid sequence MSRPPTNTATLGIIFVLVGVFCISINDMLIKQLSGGYPLHQIVFARSFIGILFSLILVQLEGGWRILYTRRPGIHVVRGLLIVISNMTFFLALAALPLADATALFFAAPLFITLLSIPILGEKVGPLRLSAVVFGFVGVIVMQRPWEGAGNIGAARIVLLLPVAAALTYALTQLLTRKLGVESKASALAVYIQGMFIVVSAGFLLVAGDGRFALGSSNPSVQFLLRAWVWPDQSDLWVFMGLGLNAAIIGYCLSQAYRVADAATVAPFEYVGLPLAVFWGFFIFAELPVFEVWVGITMILSSGVFVFLRERYKTQAAKPIRGRIKGR is encoded by the coding sequence ATGTCACGCCCCCCAACCAACACAGCGACACTTGGGATCATCTTCGTTCTTGTGGGTGTCTTTTGCATATCTATCAACGACATGCTGATCAAACAGCTGTCTGGCGGATACCCCTTGCACCAGATTGTGTTTGCACGGTCTTTCATCGGCATTCTGTTTTCGCTGATACTGGTACAGCTGGAAGGCGGGTGGCGGATCTTGTACACCCGAAGGCCTGGCATCCATGTGGTGCGTGGACTTTTGATCGTGATCTCGAACATGACATTTTTTCTGGCACTGGCCGCTTTGCCGCTTGCCGACGCCACGGCGCTTTTCTTTGCAGCGCCATTGTTCATCACACTTCTGTCGATCCCGATCCTGGGCGAAAAAGTCGGCCCCTTGCGGTTGAGCGCCGTTGTCTTTGGCTTTGTCGGGGTGATTGTGATGCAGCGTCCATGGGAAGGTGCGGGCAATATAGGTGCCGCGCGTATCGTTCTTTTGCTGCCGGTTGCGGCCGCATTGACCTATGCGCTGACGCAACTTCTGACACGCAAATTAGGGGTGGAAAGCAAAGCCTCTGCACTGGCGGTCTACATTCAGGGCATGTTCATCGTGGTGTCTGCCGGATTCCTTCTGGTGGCTGGAGACGGGCGTTTTGCCCTTGGCAGCAGCAACCCTTCGGTGCAGTTCTTACTTAGGGCATGGGTTTGGCCCGATCAAAGCGACCTTTGGGTCTTTATGGGCTTGGGCCTGAATGCGGCGATCATCGGCTATTGCCTAAGCCAGGCCTACAGGGTGGCCGACGCCGCAACCGTGGCCCCCTTTGAATACGTCGGGCTGCCTTTGGCCGTCTTCTGGGGGTTCTTCATTTTCGCTGAATTGCCTGTGTTCGAGGTTTGGGTGGGAATCACAATGATCCTGTCATCAGGCGTGTTTGTGTTTTTGCGCGAGAGATACAAAACACAGGCGGCCAAACCGATCCGTGGCCGCATCAAGGGGCGCTGA
- a CDS encoding CoxG family protein, with protein sequence MKMTDTRQIAASPEDVFAALLNPDVLKACVPGATDVTGSPEEGFEASVTQKVGPVKATFKGAVTLSDMVENQSLTISGEGKGGAAGFAKGGAEVSMKPSEGGTELSYDVEAKVGGKLAQLGSRIIDGFAKKMADQFFTNLQTHLEGPVDPATDDADTDAEQPEKKGWLGRLTGKD encoded by the coding sequence ATGAAAATGACAGACACCCGCCAGATTGCCGCATCCCCTGAAGACGTATTTGCAGCGCTTTTGAATCCGGATGTTTTGAAGGCATGTGTGCCCGGTGCGACAGACGTGACGGGATCGCCCGAAGAGGGATTTGAAGCCTCTGTGACCCAAAAAGTGGGCCCTGTAAAAGCGACATTCAAAGGGGCCGTGACATTGTCTGATATGGTTGAAAACCAATCACTGACCATTTCAGGCGAAGGCAAAGGCGGTGCCGCGGGTTTTGCCAAAGGCGGCGCCGAAGTATCTATGAAGCCATCAGAGGGCGGCACTGAACTGAGCTATGATGTTGAAGCCAAGGTTGGCGGAAAACTGGCGCAATTGGGCAGCCGTATTATTGACGGATTTGCCAAGAAAATGGCGGATCAGTTCTTTACGAACCTGCAAACCCATCTTGAGGGGCCCGTTGATCCTGCCACGGACGACGCGGACACGGACGCGGAACAGCCCGAGAAAAAAGGATGGTTGGGCCGTTTGACTGGCAAGGATTAA
- the ribB gene encoding 3,4-dihydroxy-2-butanone-4-phosphate synthase produces the protein MSFETPGPVEVDLAGAISPIEDIIAEAKDGRMFILVDHEDRENEGDLVIPSQFADPAAINFMATHGRGLICVTLPAERIEELGLPMMAMHNSSRHETAFTVSIEAREGVSTGISAGDRALTVATVIDPDKTSADIATPGHVFPLRARQGGVLVRAGHTEAGCDVARLAGHYPSSVICEIMKPDGEMARLPDLVEYAQEHSLKIGTISDLIAYRRRHDNLVVETDARTVTSEYGGDWDLRIFTDQTYGVEHVVMIKGDISTPDPVLVRTHALDATADILGLGPKSAGELPRAMEIIADEGRGVICLFRQPRKELFGTEEDGPKVVKNTGLGAQMLAKLGLHKLVLLTDSPLTTYVGLDAYDLEITGKRPIMGDD, from the coding sequence ATGAGTTTTGAAACACCGGGACCGGTTGAAGTGGATTTGGCGGGCGCGATTTCCCCCATTGAGGACATCATTGCCGAGGCCAAAGATGGCCGCATGTTCATTCTTGTGGACCATGAAGACCGTGAGAACGAGGGCGATCTGGTCATACCGTCGCAATTTGCCGATCCTGCTGCCATCAATTTCATGGCCACTCATGGGCGCGGGCTGATCTGTGTGACATTGCCCGCTGAGCGCATTGAGGAACTTGGCCTGCCGATGATGGCCATGCACAATTCGTCACGCCATGAAACGGCTTTCACGGTGTCTATCGAGGCCCGCGAAGGCGTCAGCACCGGTATCTCCGCAGGGGACCGCGCATTGACCGTGGCCACTGTCATTGACCCGGACAAAACATCTGCCGATATCGCGACACCGGGCCACGTTTTTCCTTTACGCGCCCGTCAAGGTGGCGTTCTGGTCCGAGCAGGGCACACAGAAGCCGGATGTGACGTGGCCCGCCTTGCCGGCCATTATCCTAGTTCCGTAATTTGCGAAATCATGAAGCCCGATGGCGAGATGGCGCGTCTGCCGGATCTTGTGGAATATGCCCAAGAACACAGTCTGAAAATCGGCACCATCAGCGATTTGATTGCCTATCGTCGCCGCCATGACAATCTGGTGGTTGAAACGGATGCGCGGACTGTGACGTCGGAATACGGTGGCGATTGGGATTTGCGCATTTTCACAGATCAGACTTACGGTGTTGAGCATGTGGTTATGATCAAAGGCGACATTTCGACCCCAGACCCTGTTCTGGTGCGCACGCACGCATTGGACGCGACGGCTGATATTCTTGGGCTTGGCCCTAAATCTGCAGGGGAATTGCCCCGCGCAATGGAAATTATCGCGGACGAAGGGCGGGGTGTGATCTGCCTGTTCCGCCAGCCGCGCAAAGAATTGTTTGGCACAGAAGAAGACGGCCCCAAGGTCGTCAAAAACACTGGCCTTGGGGCGCAGATGCTGGCGAAGCTTGGATTGCACAAGCTGGTCCTGCTTACAGACAGCCCATTGACCACTTATGTGGGGCTGGACGCCTACGACCTTGAGATCACGGGCAAGCGACCGATCATGGGAGACGACTGA